The DNA segment CGGTGGCCGAGCGACCGCTGCGTGGAACGCGAGCAGGGAGCCAGCGGCGAACTCCCAGGCACGGGTGAACGGGCTGTAGAAGCCGAGGAGCCAGGATTCCCGAGGCAGGACGTATCCAGATGCGCCCAGCATGGTCAACGCGAACGAGACGATGCCCACCGCAGCGACGATGAGCAACGGCGCCGAACGGGCCGCTCGGTACTTGCGTGTAATCACGAAACCGAGAAAGAGGAACATTGGGAAGACCAGGTAGAACTGCTCCTCCACCGAGAGCGACCACGTGTGGAGCAGAGCGTTGGTCTCGGCCTTGAGGTCGAAGTAGCCACCCGTGATCTTGGCGATGACCAGATTGGCCCCGAGCACCGTCGCCCCCACCCCGGTTCGCGCTGTGTCTTGTTGGGTGCCAAGCGGCGAAAGAAGGAAGACCCCGGCGAGCATGGTAACGGCGACCATGAGGGCGAGTGCGGGTGTGAGGCGCTTGAACCGGCGTAGGTAGAAGGTCCTGAACCGCAATCGCTCACCTTGAGCCCGTTGGCGGAGCAACATCGCGGTGATGACGAATCCGGAGATCACGAAGAACACGTCGACGCCGACGAAGCCGCCCGGCACCGGCAGCCCCGCATGGAACGCCACGACCATCAACACAGCGACCGCCCGAAGACCTTGGATATGCGGCAGCCGGTTGCTTCCTGCCTCAGGCGCTGGTGTTGACGCGCGAGTCGAACCGGTCCCGTGATGAGAAGTCATTCCAGGTCCTCAGTCAACTTCCGCATTCCTATCGTTTGTGGTGAGGCCAGAGCGGCGCCTGCGGAGCGTAAACATGGAACTTCGTGGGTGCAACGTGTGTGGGGCCCGGGTTCGAGTTCAGTGGCGAGCGATGCTGCGATAGAGGTTGGCTACCTTCTCGGCGTTTGCTGCCACCGTGAAACCAGCGATATCAAGGCGGTCGGCTGCAGCCTCTCGCACAGCCGACGATGCGGTGTTTGCGGACAAGGCCTTGGCCCAGACCGTGGCGGGCTCGGACAGGGAGAGCCGTTGGGTTGTGGGCAGCACGAGCACTGCGGGGGGGACTGCTTCGGAAACGCAGCAGGGCAGTCCTGCTGCTTGGGCCTCGAGCACTGCTAGTCCAAACCCCTCGTAGCGGGACGGGAAGAGCAATGCATCTGCGGCTGACAGGAGAGCCGGTACGTCGTCTCGGCTCCCGAGAAAGTGCACTCTGTCTTGAAGCCCGCGCTTTCGCACGTGGTTGCGCACGCTCTCCTCAAGTGGGCCCGTGCCGACGAGGATCATAGCGGAGTCCGATCGGTCTCGGACGACCTCGGCGAAGATGTCAACGCAGTGCCGTTGGTTCTTGGCGGGCAGGAACGCCCCGACGTGGCTGATGAGGAATGTGTCCGGGCCAATGTTGAGTGCCGTTCGAGTGGTCGTGCGCACCCGCTGGTCGAAGCGAAAATCTTCAGTTGCGATGCCGTTGGGTATGTAGTCGTAAGCGGCTGCCTTGCCGAACATCCAGCGTGCAGCCTGGTCGGAGACAGCGACGGCACGGACGCGATCCCAACGCGTGACTCTGGAGTTAATTCGGTGCAAGGTCTGGGTGATAGGCGATCGGGAAGAACCGGCGTTGTGGCTGTGAACGATCGTTGGGACCCCGGATCGCAACGCAACGCGGACAGGTTCGACATAGCTGGCAGTGTTGACATGCAAATGCAGAATGTCGAAGTGTTCAAGAGTTATGAGTTCGGTCAGTTGTTCCCTGTTGCGGCGCGCGCTCACGCGTCTCGGGGTGACCCCGAAGAACCTGCTGCCCAAGGCTTCGAGTTCCTTGGACAAGGCGGGCATCTGGCCGTTGTCCGAATACAGGAAGTCGAAGGCGAACTCATCTCGGTCGATCGATTGCGACAGGTTCCACAGGTAGGTTTCGATCCCGCCGAGGTTCGAACTCAGGCCGTACTGCAACACCCGGATCATGACGGACTCACCGAATTATCGGAGTGTTGACGACCAACTCGGACCGGCCCGATGAACCAGAGAGGTTCAGGCGCAATCACGCGAGAGGGTGGCGGTCGCCAGCGATTTAGAGGCATCGGCCAAACGTACTGCCTCGATGCACGGGAGTGCCCAGGAGCGCGGGGCAAGACTCTCGTGGCGCAGATTCGGGTTCATTGAAATATCCCCTGAAACCTGGATCGCGCTACCGTCGAGCGAGTGGGACCTGACGATGACACCGCCTCGGCCCTGACGGATACGTCAGCCAATGGTTCCGAGAGCGGCAGCGTGCGCGGTGGCTGGTCATCGCTGTGGGCGATCGTCCGCCCACATCGTGCCAGGATGGGAACGCTTGGCATCACGTCGTTTTTCGGAGCCATGCTGGAAGCGGGATTCCTTGTTCTGCTGTCCTCCACCGTGTTGGCACTCACAGCGGGCCGCGAGGAACTTGGCCCACTCGCCGGACGGTCCGTTGCGCTTTCGGTCGGATTGTGGACGGGAGCGGTCTCGGTGGTTCTGCGGTTGGCGTTGAACCTCGCCACGGTGAGGATCTCAGCGGCTCTGAGCGCGGTCGTCCGGACCGAGGAGCGTCGACGCGTGACCCGGGCGTTTCTACGCTCGGATTGGGCGGTACATCAAAGTGAGCCCACTGGGCGGCTGCAGGAACTGTTGACCTCGTTCGTCGGTCGCATCAATGCTGCTGTGCTTGCGTTGACCCAAGCGGTCACGTCGGCGCTCAGCCTCTTCGCGTTCCTCGCGGTCGGCTTTTTCGTCGACCCTGTAGCCACACTTGTGGTGCTTGGCGGTTTGGGGTTCTTCGGGGCTCTTCTTAACCCGATCCGGCAGCGGATCCGCAACCACGCCCGCGATTCCGCCGACACAGACCTGGACTTTGCTACGACCATCGCTGAACTGGGGGCACTCGGACAGGAGATGCAGACCTTCGGTGTGCGGGACCGTTTCGAGGAACGCCTCGATGAGGTCATCGAGGCGACCACCGAGCAGCAGCGGCGGGTGCAGGTGCTCTATGGATCTCTGTCCCCCGCGTACACATCTCTGGCATACGCCGCCATCATCGGTGCCGTCGCCCTGCTCCAAGTGTTTGGTGTTGATGACTTTGCCACGGTTGGAGCAATCATGTTGTTGATGCTGCGTTCCCTGAGCTACGGCCAGCAATTGGCGGCTGTCGCAGGACAACTCGCTGCCTCAACGCCCTCCCTCGAGCAGGTTGATCAAACCGTGGCCAGGTACCGTTCCCGGCAGGCCGACGTGGGTTCGAATGTCACTGACCACGTTGTTCCGGTGGCCTTTTCTGGCGCATCCTTCGCGTACTCGCCCGATCGTCCGGCCCTAAGCGATGTCAACGTCGTGTTGGGATCGGGGGAAATGCTTGGCGTGATCGGCCCCTCGGGTGCTGGCAAGTCGACGTTTGCGCAGCTCTTGTTGGGTTTGCGTGCGCCGTCGACGGGTTCCGTCATCGTGGGTGGCGTGGACCTTCGATCGGTCGATCGCGGCTGGTGGACCAGCCGGGTGTCGTTCGTTCCCCAGGACCCGACCCTCTTTACCGGTACCGTGGCTGAAAACATACGGTTCTTCCGCGACGGGCTGAGCGACGAGGATCTCCGGGCTGCCGCCAAACAGGCCAACGTCCTCGATGACATCGAGCGTCTACCCAACGGTTTCGACACCCACCTCGGCCAACGTGGAAGCCAACTCTCGGGCGGACAGCGCCAACGCTTGTCCATTGCCCGAGCGCTTGTTGGCGCTCCTGAGTTATTGGTGCTCGACGAACCCACATCGGCGCTCGACGGCAAGAGCGAGGCGTTGATCCGTGAGACTCTCGCGGCCCTCCATGGGGATACGGCGGTCGTCATCATCGCCCACCGCATGTCCACGCTGGATCTGTGCGATCGAATCATGGTCATCGAGGAGGGGTACGTCACCGGTCTGGACTCTCCGAGCGCTCTGCGCGACACCAACACCTTCTATCAGGAGGCGCTCGCTGTCGCTGGCCTCGGCTAGCGTCGAGCGATCACCCATCCTTGAGGACCGTCGTGCGAGCACCCCGAACCGCGAGCCAGGCGAGCGGTGGTCTTGAGATCGCCGCCGCCGGTCTTGTGATGACGCTGCTAGCAGTGATCGCCGTGCTGCTCGATCGCCTGACAATGGACGTTGTCTCGGGGATTCTCACTCTTCTCGCGTTGAGCGTCGTCGGTGCGGTGGCGGTCCGTTGGGTTGCTCGTCGTGAAGGTGCGCCAGACCTTGCAAGTCTGCTTGTGATGGCACTCTTTGCCAAGGTCGTGTTCACGCTGGTGCGCTACTTCGTGATCACCGTGGTCTATGACGACGTCGCAGACGCTGGCAATTACGTCAAGTGGGGCGTTCAGTTCGCCGACCTTCTCCGTAGCGGGCAGTTCCCGGCGCTGGACGGATCGTTGACGGGTCGGACACCGGAAACCGAGCGGATTGGGTTCGTCGCGGGACTCATGATCCTCGTCGTTGGCGCCTCCCGCTACGCGCTGTCGTTTCTCTTCTCCGCGATCTGTTTCGCCGGCCAGGTCCTGGCGTGGCGCGCGTTTCGGCGTGCCGTGCCGGATGGAGACTCAAAGCGGTATGCGATGTTGTTGTTCTTTCTGCCATCGATGCTGTTTTGGCCGTCGTCGATCGGCAAGGACGCGTTGATGATCGGCTGTATCGGGGTCGTGTCGTACGGAGCGGCGCAACTTCTCGGCGATCAGGTCTCGATTGGTGGCGTCATCACCTTCACCGTCG comes from the Microthrixaceae bacterium genome and includes:
- a CDS encoding glycosyltransferase — its product is MIRVLQYGLSSNLGGIETYLWNLSQSIDRDEFAFDFLYSDNGQMPALSKELEALGSRFFGVTPRRVSARRNREQLTELITLEHFDILHLHVNTASYVEPVRVALRSGVPTIVHSHNAGSSRSPITQTLHRINSRVTRWDRVRAVAVSDQAARWMFGKAAAYDYIPNGIATEDFRFDQRVRTTTRTALNIGPDTFLISHVGAFLPAKNQRHCVDIFAEVVRDRSDSAMILVGTGPLEESVRNHVRKRGLQDRVHFLGSRDDVPALLSAADALLFPSRYEGFGLAVLEAQAAGLPCCVSEAVPPAVLVLPTTQRLSLSEPATVWAKALSANTASSAVREAAADRLDIAGFTVAANAEKVANLYRSIARH
- a CDS encoding ABC transporter ATP-binding protein/permease — translated: MGTLGITSFFGAMLEAGFLVLLSSTVLALTAGREELGPLAGRSVALSVGLWTGAVSVVLRLALNLATVRISAALSAVVRTEERRRVTRAFLRSDWAVHQSEPTGRLQELLTSFVGRINAAVLALTQAVTSALSLFAFLAVGFFVDPVATLVVLGGLGFFGALLNPIRQRIRNHARDSADTDLDFATTIAELGALGQEMQTFGVRDRFEERLDEVIEATTEQQRRVQVLYGSLSPAYTSLAYAAIIGAVALLQVFGVDDFATVGAIMLLMLRSLSYGQQLAAVAGQLAASTPSLEQVDQTVARYRSRQADVGSNVTDHVVPVAFSGASFAYSPDRPALSDVNVVLGSGEMLGVIGPSGAGKSTFAQLLLGLRAPSTGSVIVGGVDLRSVDRGWWTSRVSFVPQDPTLFTGTVAENIRFFRDGLSDEDLRAAAKQANVLDDIERLPNGFDTHLGQRGSQLSGGQRQRLSIARALVGAPELLVLDEPTSALDGKSEALIRETLAALHGDTAVVIIAHRMSTLDLCDRIMVIEEGYVTGLDSPSALRDTNTFYQEALAVAGLG